From Polaribacter haliotis:
AAGTCAACTTTAAATAATAATTTTTTGTAAAATTTACCAATTCCACAGAGTGCCATCTTCTAATCTATTAACGGGTAAATAAGATCTTTTATATGGATATTTTTTTGCAGCTTCTTCATCAAACTCTACACCCAAACCAGGTTTATCTTCCATATAAAGAAGCCCTTCTTTTATCTCAACATCATATTTAAAGACTTCATTTAATTTTTCAGTTCCAAATCCTATAAATTCTTGAATACCAAAATTTGGTACCCAAAGATTAAAGTTCATTTGAGCCATAAAACAAATAGGAGATTGGTCTGGAGCTCCATGAGGTGCCATACGAACATGATGCATGTCAGCAAAATCTGAAATCTTTCTTAACGGAGTAATACCACCTCCATGAGAAACTGCAGTACGTAGATAATCTATCCATTGATTTTCAATTAAAACTTTTGCATCCCAAACTGTGCTAAATATTTCTCCAACTGCCAATGGAACAACAGTATGTTCTCTAACAATTTTATATCCTTGTGGGTTTTCAGATGTTACAGTATCTTCCATAAAAAGAAGATTGTAAGGTTCTAAAAGCTTACCTAATCTAGATGCTTCAATTGGAGTTAATCTACTGTGAACATCATGACATAAACCAATCTCATATCCAAAACGTTCACGAGCTTGTTTAAATAGTTCAGGAATAAAATTCATGTACTTAGAAGTAGACCATTGTTGTTCTGGTGGTAAAGGTCTATCTCCTTGTAATTCGTAGTAATTTTTTTTACCTTCCAAAGTTCCATATGTACCTTTAAGGTTAGGAATAGAACATTGTAATCTAACAACTTTGTAACCTTGATTTATCATTGTTCCTAAATTGTTAAGAACCTCATCAATGGTTTCACCATTAGCATGACCATAAACAGTAACTCCTTTTCTACTTTTACCACCAAGTAATTGGTAAACTGGCATGTTGGCTTTTTTACCTTTTATATCCCAAAGTGCCATATCTATGGCTCCAATAGCGGTCATAGTTACTGGGCCTTTTCGCCAATAAGCTCCTTTGTATAAATATTGCCAAATATCTTCTATTTGACTTGCATCTTTACCTATTAAACATGGCGCAATATGTTCCTCTAGATAAGTTGCTACAGCCATTTCTCTACCATTTAGAGTTGCATCTCCTATTCCATAAATACCTTCTTCTGTAGTGATTTTTATAGTTACAAAATTACGTCCAGGAGAACAAACAAATACTTTTATATCTTTAATTTTCATTTAGATTTTGTCTTTTAATTTTTTATAATTCTTTTTAAATATAAAACCTACTATAAGCATTATTCCACCTATAAAAACAAAACAAAGTCTTCCAGTAAGATCATTAGGAATAAAAACGAGTAAAGAAAGAAATGTACCATAAACCAAACACATATTTCCTAAAATCATATACTGCTGAGCATCATTACCTTTATGTCCATTTTCTTTTTCATAATCAATAGGTGTGTTTATTTTTACAAAAAACTTTTCTACATCTTTATGATATTTTTCTGGTGAGGTGTTTCTAAACTTTCTTGCTCCTAAAAACCAAGCACTACAAAACACAATTACTGCAAATACATTTGAGAAGAACATTACATCAATCAATTCACGTTTAGACCAAGGTTTATCAACTCCGATAAATTCTAATAAAGCTTCTGGGCCAATATGTGTTTGTATGATATAGGAAATTAGCATTCCTAATAAAACTGTAGACCAACCTGCCCATCTTGGTGTATCTTGATAAATAATACCCCAAGTTAAAGGAATCATAAACGGAAGAGATATCATTGCTCCAAGTCGCATATTAATATCGAAAAGATTTATGCCTTCCAATTCACTAAAGAAAATAGCCGATAAAATAACCAATCCTCCCAGAACAACTGTAGTGATCATGGATACTCTAAATAGTTCTTTATCATTTGCTGATTTTCTAAGAATTGGTTTATAAAAATTTCTTACAAAAATACCAGCATTACGATTTAATGTACTGTCCATAGAAGACATGGTTGCTGCGAAAATTGCACATATCATTATTCCAATCATACCAACTGGAAGTAACTCAATTCCCATGGCTAAATAAACACCATCTACAGCTTTTTCTCCTAAAGGTTTTAAAGAATCTACAGCAGACAAATCTGGAAACAAAATAGATGCAGCCATTGGTGGAATAAACCAAACAAATGTAATTGTGAAAAATAATATGGATGCCATTAAAGAAGCTTTTTTTGCTTGATTAGAATCTTTAACTGCTAAAAAACGATACCCATCGTTTGTATTGTTTACAGAAAAAAACTGTTTAGAAAATGAGGCAATTACCCAAAGCCAAACAATCTTACTATCTGCTAATTCGGACCAATTATATTGAGAAGTTGGTAATTTATCTATAAAATCACCTACACCACCAACTTCACGTAAAGATAAAAATGCCATTACAAATGCTACAGGTACCATAATCATTAATTGCATAAAATCACTTGCAACAACAGCCCATGAACCACCTAATAAGGATATTATTAGTACGGTTATTCCAACTGAAATCACAGTCATTTCCATACTAACTCCAAATACTGTAGATATTATAATTCCTAAACTATATAGCCAAACACCTCCATGAATTACTCCAAAAGGTACAACCATCCATGTAAAAAATTGTTCATTTGCTTTTCCAAAACGTTCTCTTACCACTTCAATAGCTGTAACAGCTCTAGTTTGTCTAAATCGTTTGGAAAAATAGAGGTAACTAATAAAGAAACCAACCCCATTTGCCATATAAACTACAAAAACAAAAGTTCCAGTTTCATATGCTTTTCCTGCAGCACCTGTATATGTTACTGCGCTAATAAAAGACATAAAAGTTGTTGCGCCAACAAGCCACCAAAGCATACTACCCCCTCCTCTAAAATAGTCACTAGTGTTTTTATTCATCCTTTTAAAAACAACTCCAACAACTATCATAAGCAAAAAGTAAGCTGCGATAACCATATTATCATAAAATGTAATCATATTTTATTAATTTTAAATTTTAATACTTATGTAATTAATGCACTATTTTTCATCGGTTTAATACTGGTGCGCCAAACTGGTGCACCAAATATATAATTATTATTTTGCTTTCTTGTAATAAATATTTATTTCTTAATAAGATTTTTAATAACATTGTCGATTGTATAATATTTTTTAGATTCTACAAAACCTATAGAAAAAGTTTGAGCTGTAGTTAGGTGTTTGGATGTTTTTTTTCCATTTTGTCGACCAAAACCAAGTACTGTCATATCTGGTCGGCTTATATAGTTATCAGGAAAATTATCATTTTCATGATGTAAAACGTACAACATTCTCGATGAGTTTTTATCACCAAAAGCTATCCATTCTGGAGATGGTAAATCACCAAGAAAAGGTTCAGTAATTGGGTGTTGTTTATTGTCTAAAGATGAATACCAAAAATCTGTGTTATCCATTTTCCCACCTGGAACACCTTCGTATTGTACCCAATATTTATAACCTTTGCTTATTTTTATCATAGAAAAATCGCAACGATCTGGATAGAAATCCCATAGTCCTTCCCATTTTTTATTATCCGAAATAAATTTAATACGAATATGTTTTTCAGATTCTATCTCTACAATAGAATTCGATGGATCAGTTTTGGCATTCATAGCATGAAAATAACTGCCATCTTGCTTATGAATAGCATTTGGAAATCCTCGATATTCGCCTTTATGACCAGAACCTGCTTTATTATGAAATCCAATCCAATCCACATTATCTTTATCAAGCATACTCGATAAACCGCCTCCATTTTTTTCTAAATAATAGGTTGCTATGGGTGTTGATATAATATATGCAGGAACGTTACCAGCAGATTTATCTAAACCATTTGTAAGTTTTACTTTCTTATGATTACAAGAATTTAAGCCTAGTATAAGAAATATAAAAAGAGATAGTTTTTTTATATACATAATGCAATCTTGATTATTAACTTGAAAACATTTAATTTTTGGCGCTACGTTTTAATAAAAAACCAATACAGAAAATAATAATTGAACAAATTGCGAACATCATACGACCCCAAAAAGGATTTGGAATAAGAGCCATTAATAAAATTCCTGCACTCATAACGATTACCATGTTACCTAATTTACGTCGTTGCTGAACATCGAATTCATCTTGTTGATTATCTGCAATAAAAGGAGTCTCTAAATTTTTAAAAAAACGATCTGTGCCAAGTTTATTTTTATCTTTTGCTTCTTTGTAAAATAATGATGTTGCCCAGAAAAATCCAGAAGTAATAAATACATGGCCAGCAATAGTAAGAATAATGTTCATATCAATAATTTCTCTCTGGGTAAGATTTTCAATCCCAAACATTGAAGCGCAAACTTCTGCAGTAAATACATTCATAACAAACCAAGAAACAAAAAAACCTACCACTATTGTAGCCCAAGGTGCCCATTGTGGAGTTTTTTTCACAATAATCCCTACTACTAGCGGAACCATCATTGGCAACTGAACCATGGTAGAAACAGACATCATTAATTCAAACAAACTAAGTTCTTTTAGCGACGCGAAATAAAGGGCAGCTGTTATAACTCCAATTCCACTTATAAAACTTACCAGTTGGCTAATTCGTAACAATTTCTTATCGCTGGTCTCTTTATTCCTTTTAGCTAAAAAAGGTTGATAGATACTTCGAATAAAAATTCCAGCATTTTTATTAAGGGCGGAATCCATTGAAGACATGGAAGCAGCAAAAAGACCAGCCATTAATAATCCAACAGTTCCTATTGGCATTGCGTTACGAGCAAATACTAAATATACAGCATCTGCTGCTTTATTGCCTAATTGGGAATAATCCGCTGCTGCATTTGGGTACAGAGTAGCTGCTGCCCAAGGAGGAATAAACCAAATAATACTACCTACACCCATCAAAATCATAGCTAATAATGCAGCTTTACGAGCATTAATAGAGTCTTTTGCATTCAAAAATCTAAAAGAATCGTGAAGATTCATCATTGTAATAATTTGTTTGGGCAGAAAGAATATAAAAGTTCCTAATAAAATTAAAGGATAGTTCATATTAGGGCCAATGAGAAAACCTCCAGGAAAGTTTTCAACTAAATTTACTGGGCCACCAACTTTTACTAAAGCTACTACTGCACAAGCTATAGAAACAACTGCAACAACCAAAGTTTGAACAAAATCTGAAGCAACAACTCCCCAAGCACCAGAAAGTACTGATACGAAAAGTACAGTTAAACCAATACCTATAATAGTTATTGATATATCCGCATCAAAAACGGCGCTAGTAAAAACGCCTAATGCATTTAACCAAACACCTGCATTTAAAAATGAAAACATAATTAACGCCCATGAAAAGAACTGCTCATTTTGATCTCCAAATCTACCTTTTATGGCTTGTGTAGGAGTGTCTACTCTCATTTGTCTAAATCGATGTGCAAAGTATGCCCATCCACAGAAGAAGGCAAAAGTATTACCAATATATACTGCAACAATAGCAAAACCATCAGTAAAAGCTTTACCAGCTGCACCTGTAAACGTTACTGCTGAAAACTGTGCCATAAATGCAGTCGAGCCAACCATCCACCATAACATTCTTCCACCTCCACGAAAATAATCACTAGTAGATTTACTTGCCATTCGTGAAAACACAATACCAATGGCAAGAATCAATATAAAATATAAGCCTATTACTAAATAGTCATAAAACATAGTTTTTGTTTTTTATTGAAGGTGACGAACATCCGTCCAATTCTCATTCTTTCTGATTATATCTATGAGTTGCTGGTAAAGACTTCCTTCTTTAAAGGATTGATAAGGAGTAAAAGTTTCTCCTTTAATATCTCTTACGAATTCACGAGCTAGGTATTGCCAATTACGTTCAGTATCTCCCTCAATATTTGGTTGGTCTTCAACAATATCTTTAGGTAAAGACATCTCTTGCCATGTTTTATTTTCATTCCAGATATATAAAGGTCCCATTCCATAATGACCTTTAATATAAATGGCCCCTTTTGTGCCGTAAAAAACGATATGATCTTCATTAAATCTAGGATTTAAACCACCATGTTTGAATAATATGGAAACCGGCTTTGATGCTATTGGACTTTCTAACTTTGCCATTACAGTGTAAGTCCATTCAACATTACTTTTACCCCATTTAAGTGAGGGATTGTTAAGGTCTTTGGGGATATGATCTCTTCTGGTTTTAAAATTGTGAACACCTTCAACGATTGGTGCTTTCCCTAAATCGTCTCTTACTTCCCCAATTATTGAAAGTATTTTTTCTCCTATTACAGATGTTGCAATAGACATCATATGAGTAAAGTTATTATTTAAACGACCACCACCATCTTCTTTTCTATGTGACCATCCGAATGGAATATCTCGTTCTAAATTAAAGTGAGATATAAATTCAGCTTCAAGGGGTTCGCCAATCTTACCATTTGCAACAAGTCGTTTTGCATGAATAACACATGGCATGTAACGAAAACTAGAGGCAAAGGCTGTTTTTACTTTTTTCTGTTTTGCTAGTTCATATAATTCCAATGCTGAATCTCCATCGACAGTTAGTGGCTTATCGCTAAACACATGACATCCAAACTCGATTGCTTGTTTTATAGTATCATAATGCGCACCACCAGGTGTAGCTATCGAAACAATATCTGGCTGACAATCTTCTAAAGCTTGCTGCCAATTTGAACTAGAGTAGGGAATAGCCATTTTATTAGCGACCTCACTTATTACACTTGGTGTTCGACCAACAATACCTACTACTTCAGCTCCTACTGCTCGAAATGCAACTGTATGACCCTGTCCAGCAAATCCAGTTCCTGATATTAGTACTTTTAACTTTTTTTCCATTAGTGTATTTTTGGTTTTGTCCCTGATCTAACAAGCGTTTCTTTAATTAAAACAGCAGAGAACTTCTTTATATTATTGGATTGTTTTAAATCTGTTGGTAATAAATATCATTTCTAGTACTTTACATTGTACTTGTTTCGTATCTTATAATATAGATGTGTCAATTAACTATCATAATTGTACAAAACCTTAAAATGTTGTTTCATTAATCTACTTGCTTTTTCTACTTCTTGTTTTTTAATAGCTTCAAAAATATCTGAATGATCTTTAATTCCAGAAAAAGCTTGTTTATTACTACAAACAAGATGTTTTTCAAAGTTTGAAATGATATTTGGAACTATCATCAACATTGCTGTGTTTAAAGTGCCATTGCCACTTGCTTTTGCAATTGCTAAATGAAATAATAAATCTTCTTGAACTGCTTTTCCTTCGAGCATTACTTTATCTTTATATGCCTTTAAGGTTGTTGCTAAATGCTCTAAATCCTCTTCTGTTCTGTGCAGTGCAGCTAAAGTCACTGTTTTTAATTCCAAATGTATCCTTGTTTCAACTATAGATTTAAGATCTGACTTCTTTAAATTTAATATATTATCTATAATACCATTAATAGCTACAATACCTACGTTTACAAATGTGCCGCTTTTAGGAATAGATTTCAATAAGCCATAGAGTTCAAGTTTTTGTATAACTCCACGTATATCGTTTCTAGTAGTGCCAAATTTGTCAGACAAAATTCTTTCAGATGGTAATCTTTCTCCTGGTTCAATATTTTTGTTATTAATTAAATCTCTAATTTGAAAAATGATTTCATTTTCACTTTTAGTGTTGATTTCCGTTGCTGAAATGGCAATTTTCATGAATTTTTATTTTAATTTAAGCAAATTTTTTGGCGCACCAAACTGGTGCACCAAATTGGTGTACCAAATATACTTATATTATATTTAATATAAAAATTCGTTTTTATTGGAGGAAAAATGGATGATTAGGAGAGTTTAAGTAGACTGTTTCTTTATAAATATTTAATAAAAATATTAATAATCTTCACAAAATTTTATAAGAAATTCGAAATGAAACTCCATAGCTTTTGTTGCTTCTTTAGGATTTTTACTCTTAATTGCTTCTAGAATTGCTTCGTGTTTTTTTATTTCAAACAAATACCCTTTTTCATTAGAAACACGTGTTTTTTCAAAAGTTACAATAATATTTGGAACAATTTGAATCATTAAAGCGTTAATTGTTGCGTTTTTACTTGCTTTAGCAATTGCCAAATGAAATAACATATCTTCTTGAAGAGCATCTTCTCCACTTAAAATTTTTGTTTTGTAATTATTGAATGCTTTTTCTATATTCTTTATATCTTCATCAGTTCTTCTTGTAGCAGTTAGATAAACCGATTTAGTTTCTAACATAATTCTTGTTTCCACTAAGGAGAGAAAATCTTCTTTTTTTAAAGTTACAATATCTTCTATAATAGAGTTTAAAGCAATGTTGCCAATTTTTGCAACAAATGTACCAGACTGTGGAACCGATTTAACTAAAGAATAAAATTCAAGCTTTTCAATAGCTTCCCCAACAATTCTTCTACCTACATTAAACTGTTCAGATAAAACTCTTTCTGAAGGTAATTTATCTCCTGGGCCTAAATTTCTAGATTTAATATAATCTTTAATTTTTAAGATGATCATATTATGAACCTCTACATCATCTTTAATCCTTATTGTTTTTGAAGCCATATTAAGATTTAATAAAATTATTTTTGATTTGCAAAACTAATTAAAAAAATAATAAAGATTTCGATTAAAATTAAATTCAAGTTTAATAACTATTATTTAATACTCAAAAAATTTATTAGAATATTGTGTAGGTGTTTCGCCATATTTCTTCAAAAAGCACTTGCTAAAGTATTTCGGATTTTTAAAACCGACCTTATAACTGACTTCAGAAATGTTTATTTTTCCTTGTTCTAATAATTGCGCAGCACGTTTCATTCTAAAATGCTGAATAAAATCGTTTGGTGTAAAATTAGTCCACGCTTTAATTTTAATGAACAACATGGTTCTACTCACACCCAATTCTGAACAGAAAAAAGGAATATCAAAAGATTCATTAGAAATATTATTTTCTACAATTTCCAACGCTTTTTTGTAAAGCTTTTCATCTAATGAAGAAATAATTACTTCACTCGGATTCAAATCATTTTCGCCTGCATATTTTTCTTTTAACCTGTTAGAAGTTTGCAACAAATTTTTAATCCTTATTTGAAACTCATTTACATCAAAAGGTTTGCTTATATAATCGTCTGCGCCACTTTCCAAACCTTCTAATTTGTAAATTAACGAAGACCTGGACGTTAATAAAATTACTGGAATATGACTCGTTTTTATATTATTTTTAATTTCTGTACACAATTCTGTACCTACCATAACTGGCATAATTACATCACTAACAATTAAATTTGGTAAGTATTTTTGCGCCATTTTTAGAGCAATTTTTCCATTTTCTGCTTCTAAAATATTATATGTTTCTTTAAGAATACTCTTCATAAACTTACGCAAAGGTTTGCTGTCTTCCACTAATAAAATGGTTGGTTTGTCCTTATCATTTATAGCGTCAGTTAATTCATCTTCAAAAATAATGGGTTTGTTTGGCTCGATTACATATTGAGAAACATCGTCGCTAAATTTAAAGTCTTTAATAATTTCGTCATCAGAAAGATGAGCTCTTCCCAAAGCCAATGCTACTGAAAACACAGAACCTTTTTCATTTTTATTGCTTTCTACAGCAATTTCTCCTTTGTGAAGTTTTACAATGTTTTTGGCGATAGATAAACCTATTCCTGTTCCTTTATTGTAGTTTTTATGTTCTGCGGATTTATTTTTTATTTCGAAAAAACGCTCGAATATTTTAGATTGATTTTCTTTAGAAATTCCAATTCCATTGTCTTCTACAGAAATAATAACATCGTTTTCTTCTTTTTTTATTCTGATAGAAATCTTACCATTTTTTGGAGTATATCTAAATGCATTCGAAATTAAATTATAAAAAACACGCTCTAATTTATAACGATCGTAATAAACGAGAATCTCATCATCTGTTGTGTGAAAAGTATATTCATAATCGCCATCATTTGCATATTCAGTAAATGATAAAAAGATTTCTTGTAAAAATTTAACGATGTTTCCTTCAGCAGATTCTAATTGATATAGATTTTTTTCCAGTTTTCTAAAATCCATCAATCTGTTGATTAATTGGAGCAAATGTTTTCCGCTATTCTCTACAACCAACAGCTTTTTATACATTTTACTACTGCCTTTATAATCTTGTAAAATCTGATTTAAAGGCCCTAAAATTAGGGTTAAAGGTGTTCTAAATTCATGAGAAATATTGGTGAAAAATTCTAATTTTGCTTTATTTGCTTCTTCAATTTTTTCGTTTTCTAAAAGTTCTAAATCTAATTTATGTTTTAAACGTGTTTTAGATTGCTGGCCAGAAATTAGAAAGTATAAAGCAGTTGCAATAATAATTGCGTACAATAAAAATGCCCACCAACTTCTCCAAGGAGCAGGTTTTACTTTTATGCTGATCGTGGTTGGTTTCTCGTTCCAAATTCCATCATTATTTGCACCTTTTACCTCAAAGGTATAGTTTCCAGAATTCTGAATTGTATAAGAAGCAATGTTGTTAGAAGTGGTTGTCCATTCTTCTTCTAAACCTTTTAATCTGTATTTATAAGTATTATTATTTGAATTGATAAAATTCGGAATCGCAAACTGAATCGTAAAATTTCCTTGTGAATGAGACAACAAAATATCTTCAGTAAAAAGTGTTGTTTCTTCTAAAACAGTTTCCTTTTTATTGGTATTATTTTGTTTTATTTTAAAATCTGTAATTAGTACTTGTGGAGAATAATTATTCACCATAAAAGAATTGGTATTAAAGGAAGTAACACCATTTGGACCACCAAAATAAAATTGAGAAGCACCTATTTTTAAACTTGTGTTATCATTAAATTCATTGCTAATAACACCATCTTTTTGGTTGTAAACAACACTGGTTTGTGCATCGATATTGTATTTTAAAATTCCCTCATTAGAAGAAATCCAAAGATTTTTTTTATCATCTTGTAAAATACTATGTATGGTTGTAACAAAACCATTTTCTACCTTTAAAGGAACATTTACAAACGAATTATTAATGAGTTTAAAAAGTCCTTTGGATTTTGTGCCTACCCAAATTGTGTTCGAAATATCTTCAAAAATGGAAGTAATATCGTCTCCAGATTGTACTTCATTATTATAAAAATAACGTGTAATTTCTTGGGATTTATCAATTTTATTCAAACCTCTTTGTGTCCCAATCCAAGTATTATTTTCAGAATCTACAGTTATGGTTCTTACCAAATTGTTACTTAAAGAAGTATTGTTTTTTACATCATTTTTAAAAGATGCAAACTTTTTAGAATTTAAATTATAATTGAAAACACCTTCACCAAAAGTTCCAATCCAAATAGAATTATCAACACCTTTTTCAATGGCATAAACTCCTAAAGATTTTAATTTTCCTAAAATTCCTGTTGAAATATAATCGTTTTTAAAACGATTATTTTCAATATCATAAACTGCAATTCCGCTGTCTAAAGTCCCAATAAACAAATGTTTATCAACTACTAAAAGCGATTTTATATTGTTGTTAGATAAAGCAGTATATTCTTTTTGATTGATAAATTTAGTTGAATTGTCTTCTTTATTATAAATGGTAATTCCTCCACCTTCAGTTCCAAAAAACAGCAAATTTTTATAATGCTGAATAGAACTAATTACATTATAACTCAACTTTTCGTTTCTATTATTTTGCGAAAAATTTGTAAAATTCACATTAGAATCGTCCCAAAGATTAATGCCTCCATAATATGCTCCAATCCAAATTGATCCTTTTTTATCTTTAAAAATAGACTTTATCGTATTTTTACTTAAACTCTTGGAATCATATTCTTTATTTTTTAAAACTGATAATTTATTGTTTTTGTCTAAAACATTTAAGCCTTGGTAGGTTCCAATCCATAGTGCGCCTTTATTGTCGAAAACTAAATTTCTTACATCTTTAAAAACGAGTTTGCTGTTTTCCTCTGATAAATAATTTTCAATTTTATTTATGGTAGAATTTAAAAATAAAACCCCATTATTTTTAGAGGCGATTAGTATTTCTCCTTTTTCATTTTCAGCTAAATCTTGAATCTGATAATCGCCATAATTTTCAAAAATAAATTCTCCGTTTTTTGATGAAATTAATTTACTTAAACCAGATTTTGTGCCAATCCAAATAGTATTATTTTTAGCTTCAAGAATTGATAAAATATGATTTCCTGCTATGCTTTTTTCATCATTTAAAATAGGATACACATTCGTAAAAGAATCTTTAGCTTTATTGTAAATGGAAAGTCCGTTAGAAGTTCCAAACCAAATTTCTCCATTTTGCATTTCAGTAATTGTCCAAATGGTATTGTTACTTAAAGAATTACCATCATTATTGTGGAAATAACGTTTAAAGCTATCAGTTTTAGGATTGTATTTGTTCAATCCATTATACGTTCCAACCCAGATAAAACCGTCTGAATCTTCTAAAATAGATAAGATATCGTTGTTGCTTATGGAAGTAGCATCGCTTGTATTTCTATAAATTGTAAATGAATTTCCGTCGAATTTATTCAAACCATCTCTCGTTCCAAACCATATTTGTCCGAATGAATCTTGCTCGATTGCAATTACAGAACTTTGCGATAAACCTTCAAGTGTAGAAAGGTGTTTGAACTGATATTCATTCGATTGAGAAAATCCAAAAAAGGAATAAAAAAAGAATAAAAGAAATATGTTTTTAGTCATAAATAAGGAGCAAAACTTTTAAATTTATAAGTGAAAGATAACTATTTTTTTAATCTCTTCGAAATTTGATATTTATAAAGCGAAGGAATTTCTTCAAGAACGGTATTCGTCATTTCTAAATAAGCACTTGGTCCATAATTTATATTGAAATTATGATTTCCATGAACGCCAATTAATCTTGCGAAAGGACCATCTTTCATTCCGTTTAACAAAATAGGAGAGGAGTCGTTTAAAGTTCCCAAAACGTTCACGTTAATATTCCAAAAAGTACTAAAAGCACCATGAGAAGGTTTCCAATAACCAGCTCCACCACCAGCAAAAAGAGGATAACTTCTATCTTCTTTTGGTGTTAAATGGACAGTAATATTATCAAATAAATTTTGATGATTTGCGCCTGAATGTTGGTCTAAAATCGGATTTACAAAAACTTCACAATTCAAATACACATTTTTTGTAGAAAACGTATTAAAACTTAAAGGATGCACAGCATTGTTATACACTTTAATATTTTCCGCCAAAACATTATGTACTCCAGCCATTGCAACTGTATAATGTGCCATATTTGTTCCTTTTGTAATAATATTTTTAATAGTTGTATTTGCAATTTCTTCTGTTAAAATTCCACTATCTGCATTTTCAATCACTACATTTTTAACCCAGCTATTAAAAACACGAGTTAAATAAATTCCGTTAAAACCAGGTTCTACATGATGTGCAACTCTTGGTGCGTTTGGAAACGTTAATTTTATATGCTCAATACCAACTTCGTTTAAATGTTTCCATTCAGAAAGTTGTGCTTTATAATTTGGTTTGATGTCAATGGTTAAAGGCGTTTTTATCGTAACTTTATTTCCTTTAATGGATTCAATAATAACTTGTTGATTTACCAAAGGCAAATCTGGAAACATCCAATGATGAGAACCAATTTTTAATTTTTCATTTTGATATAAATCAGAAATA
This genomic window contains:
- the manD gene encoding D-mannonate dehydratase ManD, with the translated sequence MKIKDIKVFVCSPGRNFVTIKITTEEGIYGIGDATLNGREMAVATYLEEHIAPCLIGKDASQIEDIWQYLYKGAYWRKGPVTMTAIGAIDMALWDIKGKKANMPVYQLLGGKSRKGVTVYGHANGETIDEVLNNLGTMINQGYKVVRLQCSIPNLKGTYGTLEGKKNYYELQGDRPLPPEQQWSTSKYMNFIPELFKQARERFGYEIGLCHDVHSRLTPIEASRLGKLLEPYNLLFMEDTVTSENPQGYKIVREHTVVPLAVGEIFSTVWDAKVLIENQWIDYLRTAVSHGGGITPLRKISDFADMHHVRMAPHGAPDQSPICFMAQMNFNLWVPNFGIQEFIGFGTEKLNEVFKYDVEIKEGLLYMEDKPGLGVEFDEEAAKKYPYKRSYLPVNRLEDGTLWNW
- a CDS encoding Gfo/Idh/MocA family protein, whose product is MEKKLKVLISGTGFAGQGHTVAFRAVGAEVVGIVGRTPSVISEVANKMAIPYSSSNWQQALEDCQPDIVSIATPGGAHYDTIKQAIEFGCHVFSDKPLTVDGDSALELYELAKQKKVKTAFASSFRYMPCVIHAKRLVANGKIGEPLEAEFISHFNLERDIPFGWSHRKEDGGGRLNNNFTHMMSIATSVIGEKILSIIGEVRDDLGKAPIVEGVHNFKTRRDHIPKDLNNPSLKWGKSNVEWTYTVMAKLESPIASKPVSILFKHGGLNPRFNEDHIVFYGTKGAIYIKGHYGMGPLYIWNENKTWQEMSLPKDIVEDQPNIEGDTERNWQYLAREFVRDIKGETFTPYQSFKEGSLYQQLIDIIRKNENWTDVRHLQ
- a CDS encoding sodium:solute symporter family transporter; this translates as MFSRMASKSTSDYFRGGGRMLWWMVGSTAFMAQFSAVTFTGAAGKAFTDGFAIVAVYIGNTFAFFCGWAYFAHRFRQMRVDTPTQAIKGRFGDQNEQFFSWALIMFSFLNAGVWLNALGVFTSAVFDADISITIIGIGLTVLFVSVLSGAWGVVASDFVQTLVVAVVSIACAVVALVKVGGPVNLVENFPGGFLIGPNMNYPLILLGTFIFFLPKQIITMMNLHDSFRFLNAKDSINARKAALLAMILMGVGSIIWFIPPWAAATLYPNAAADYSQLGNKAADAVYLVFARNAMPIGTVGLLMAGLFAASMSSMDSALNKNAGIFIRSIYQPFLAKRNKETSDKKLLRISQLVSFISGIGVITAALYFASLKELSLFELMMSVSTMVQLPMMVPLVVGIIVKKTPQWAPWATIVVGFFVSWFVMNVFTAEVCASMFGIENLTQREIIDMNIILTIAGHVFITSGFFWATSLFYKEAKDKNKLGTDRFFKNLETPFIADNQQDEFDVQQRRKLGNMVIVMSAGILLMALIPNPFWGRMMFAICSIIIFCIGFLLKRSAKN
- a CDS encoding sodium:solute symporter family transporter — translated: MITFYDNMVIAAYFLLMIVVGVVFKRMNKNTSDYFRGGGSMLWWLVGATTFMSFISAVTYTGAAGKAYETGTFVFVVYMANGVGFFISYLYFSKRFRQTRAVTAIEVVRERFGKANEQFFTWMVVPFGVIHGGVWLYSLGIIISTVFGVSMEMTVISVGITVLIISLLGGSWAVVASDFMQLMIMVPVAFVMAFLSLREVGGVGDFIDKLPTSQYNWSELADSKIVWLWVIASFSKQFFSVNNTNDGYRFLAVKDSNQAKKASLMASILFFTITFVWFIPPMAASILFPDLSAVDSLKPLGEKAVDGVYLAMGIELLPVGMIGIMICAIFAATMSSMDSTLNRNAGIFVRNFYKPILRKSANDKELFRVSMITTVVLGGLVILSAIFFSELEGINLFDINMRLGAMISLPFMIPLTWGIIYQDTPRWAGWSTVLLGMLISYIIQTHIGPEALLEFIGVDKPWSKRELIDVMFFSNVFAVIVFCSAWFLGARKFRNTSPEKYHKDVEKFFVKINTPIDYEKENGHKGNDAQQYMILGNMCLVYGTFLSLLVFIPNDLTGRLCFVFIGGIMLIVGFIFKKNYKKLKDKI